ATGTCGTCTGAGCTCCTTTTATTATTCTAATAGCCTGAGGCTGTGGCAAGCAACATGATGTAATCGAGATTATTCGGGTTCAAAACTagagttgaaaaataatttccgtagtcccagacaacaataagTTTCCTCTGAGAGAAACTCTCTAcgggactcccaaactgtcagtgggTCATGAGGGTTATAGCCCGATTCAATTTGATTAAAGGGgggtgaaagtagtgaatgtgataagtcatgattgtcacagcctctaatgcatccacctataataatgccttctttctgatcccactATGTGCTCAAATGCGCCAATCACAATGACAACCAggttgatgtttagcaggtatgcCATGTTTACCATTTTCAACATCTAtaagtttagcgtgttagcatgctaacacttgctaattagcactaaacgcaaacagctgaggctgatgggaatatcATTAATGTTCAAGGTATTTGGTCATGAACCAAAGTGTAGGGCAAAccgaaattttgacctgatgatggcgctataGATGAAAGGTCAGAGGATCACCGAAGTCATCAGAATTTATTCTCTAGGGACTTTAAATATCTGTAGTTTGGGGATATAAAGTTAAAGTGTTGCTTTTTGTTCATCTTTTTCAACTCCTCTGCCCCGTGTCGTTTCTTTCCATTTAATTTCCCTGCGTTTCTTTTTACCCCCCATCTTTCTCTCACAGGTGCTTGAATGTGTACTACTGCACCAAAGACTGTCAGAAAAAGGACTGGCCTCAGCACAAAAAGGTCTGCAAGATACTGCGCCTGGTGGCCATCGACAGACTAGTGGAGTGGCTGATGTTCACTGGTgagaaaatgaaaaggcggcGCTGTTGAAATTGAAACGCCTTGATAGCTGTTTGAgttcacaaaacacaaaaatcatTCATCATCATTAATGAGATGGCATATTTTAAGGATGAGCTGCAGAAATTAAATGcctgagagacagaaagtcaCAATGTGATACTGGTGCGCTTTTGAAATTTTAATTAAAGTTCCTCAGCCTTTGAATTCTCTCTGATTGCTTTTCAAACACCATGTAAACGTACAAGACGTGAATCAACACGAATCTGTGTCCTCAGTTCTATGTCGCATAAATCCATCATAAATGTTCTGCCACCCACACAGGAGACCTCCCGTTCCCCACGGAGAAGTGGTCCAAGTCAGCCGCTGAGGTGAGGAACTGGGACGACTGGCTTCCCATGCAGGGGGACCTCACGTCACGTCTAGACGCCATCTCGTCCGGCACCAGCATGGCGACCCTTTGGAAGAATGCAAGCAGGCCGAGGCCGGACGACTCTGACCTGCGAGAGTCCTTATGGCGGATTCAGAGCGAGTTCCTCTCTCGAGTTCTCACAGTTGGGATGGCCGTGCGAAGCTTCCGCCTCGACCCGTACGCTAAACCACTCACTATTCACATAGCGGGGGCATCTCACAATGAATCCATGGGAGCCAGACTGACAGACTATGACGAGCTGAGCAACATGTTCCCTGGACACCAGGGCATAGAGGTAGTCATGGTGGGACCAGAGGTGGTGGACGGCCCCATCGTGAGGCCTCCACTCAGGGCGTTTGGCCCCAGGCAGAAGGTCTTCATCAGCGCCTATAAAGCCCTCTATCACCAGTTCTGGGAAGATGTGGTGGAAAAAGAGGAAGCAGCCAAGCCAGATTTGGTGGTTGGATTTCAT
The genomic region above belongs to Sebastes fasciatus isolate fSebFas1 chromosome 20, fSebFas1.pri, whole genome shotgun sequence and contains:
- the mss51 gene encoding putative protein MSS51 homolog, mitochondrial, with protein sequence MASQIPALTQPDAPRNDSVFSVLSGFYSLESNVPGLSKVILNKLNMNDYGEYRATVEGKAKGVAFRNYKEMFKKMEETFQFCTSCNKLPEHLAEGQTLKRCVKCLNVYYCTKDCQKKDWPQHKKVCKILRLVAIDRLVEWLMFTGDLPFPTEKWSKSAAEVRNWDDWLPMQGDLTSRLDAISSGTSMATLWKNASRPRPDDSDLRESLWRIQSEFLSRVLTVGMAVRSFRLDPYAKPLTIHIAGASHNESMGARLTDYDELSNMFPGHQGIEVVMVGPEVVDGPIVRPPLRAFGPRQKVFISAYKALYHQFWEDVVEKEEAAKPDLVVGFHPGFHANQGHLEGWLPTLLLLRDFDIPTFYTMYSEMELKSSLQILLELEMGIRDSGANPFTSQKPEQVQSCPNKTQVYCNSHYVRFQGLRPQEDLEEPGIDN